In Microbacterium cremeum, a genomic segment contains:
- a CDS encoding Lrp/AsnC family transcriptional regulator — MEDVVDQRIVQEVSLNARATLAELSAAVGLSVSAVQTRLRRLEARGVITGYRATIDAEAVGKPLSAFIEITPLDPGQPDNAPDLLEHLAEIEACHSIAGDASYILFVRVASPRHLESLIRDIRSAASVNTRTTVVLQTFYENRPVLPA, encoded by the coding sequence ATGGAGGATGTTGTCGATCAGCGCATCGTGCAGGAGGTCTCGCTCAATGCGCGCGCGACGCTGGCCGAGCTGTCGGCTGCGGTCGGGTTGTCGGTGTCGGCGGTGCAGACCCGCCTGCGGCGCCTCGAGGCGCGCGGCGTCATCACCGGCTACCGCGCGACCATCGACGCCGAGGCCGTCGGCAAGCCGCTCTCGGCGTTCATCGAGATCACGCCGCTGGATCCCGGTCAGCCAGACAACGCGCCCGACCTGCTCGAGCACCTGGCCGAGATCGAGGCGTGCCACTCGATCGCGGGCGATGCGAGCTACATCCTGTTCGTGCGGGTCGCGAGCCCGCGGCATCTCGAGTCGCTGATCCGCGACATCCGCTCCGCCGCGTCGGTCAACACCCGCACGACGGTCGTGCTGCAGACCTTCTACGAGAACCGCCCCGTCCTCCCCGCGTAG
- a CDS encoding DUF6421 family protein: MSMTAHNAKSIVGEPEVVEDARTLAQDVESSAAWLSLKQAATALQTLQVQDGSVPDAAAHAAARAHVTAITAAIDELRPQFPHDDAYLQASVRDFERWADSGFGVPDFYDSLVAFQPQQHRVDGIRHLVVFPMYTQNGSRDRHVEAVLVEVIWPEFIAQLEAGDYGNKLFVSLRFLDFTPGYDTNSAVLFPETVAMREIPTFTWGAIFQDREAARYRRVVRAAADITKLELPEDAARMLDDQALTEKTFVMWDIIHDRTHMRGDLPFDPFMIKQRMPYFLYSLEELRCDLTAFRECVAIEGRLAARAESGEELDAAEAEMLEHAKLVQYAVIFDRIFRFAITGSRVRNYDGLGGQLLFAWLHQRGVLHWTDTSLAFDWDEVPATVIALGAAIDELYWRSIDRPKTAHWLAAYDLVRGTVTPNPASAWARGLPDEILAGAPKGYTDAVMDDEFPLSMFFEALDKKMKPVIESTTGITGRDA, from the coding sequence ATGTCCATGACCGCGCACAACGCGAAGTCCATTGTCGGAGAGCCCGAGGTCGTCGAAGACGCCCGCACCCTCGCGCAGGACGTGGAGTCCAGCGCGGCCTGGCTGTCGCTCAAGCAGGCGGCGACGGCGCTGCAGACCCTGCAGGTGCAGGACGGGTCGGTTCCGGATGCGGCGGCCCACGCCGCGGCGCGCGCACACGTCACCGCGATCACGGCGGCCATCGACGAGCTGCGTCCGCAGTTCCCGCACGACGACGCCTACCTCCAGGCATCCGTCCGCGATTTCGAGCGCTGGGCCGACAGCGGTTTCGGGGTACCCGACTTCTACGACTCGCTCGTCGCGTTCCAGCCGCAGCAGCACCGGGTCGACGGCATCCGTCATCTCGTCGTCTTCCCCATGTACACGCAGAACGGGTCGCGCGACCGGCACGTCGAGGCGGTGCTCGTCGAGGTGATCTGGCCCGAGTTCATCGCGCAGCTCGAAGCGGGCGATTACGGCAACAAGCTGTTCGTGTCGCTGCGGTTCCTCGACTTCACGCCCGGGTACGACACCAACAGCGCCGTGCTCTTTCCCGAGACCGTCGCGATGCGCGAGATCCCGACGTTCACGTGGGGCGCGATCTTCCAGGACCGCGAGGCCGCCCGCTACCGCCGCGTCGTGCGGGCCGCCGCCGACATCACGAAGCTCGAACTGCCCGAGGACGCCGCTCGCATGCTCGACGATCAGGCGCTGACCGAGAAGACGTTCGTGATGTGGGACATCATCCACGACCGCACGCATATGCGCGGCGACCTGCCGTTCGACCCGTTCATGATCAAGCAGCGGATGCCGTACTTCCTGTATTCGCTGGAGGAGCTGCGGTGCGACCTCACCGCCTTCCGCGAGTGCGTCGCGATCGAGGGGCGCCTGGCGGCTCGTGCCGAGTCCGGCGAGGAACTGGACGCCGCCGAGGCCGAGATGCTCGAGCACGCGAAGCTGGTGCAGTACGCGGTGATCTTCGACCGCATCTTCCGCTTCGCGATCACGGGCTCCCGCGTGCGCAACTACGACGGTCTGGGCGGCCAGCTGCTCTTCGCGTGGCTGCACCAGCGCGGCGTGCTGCACTGGACCGACACATCCCTCGCGTTCGACTGGGACGAGGTGCCCGCCACCGTGATCGCGCTCGGCGCCGCGATCGACGAGCTCTACTGGCGTTCGATCGACCGGCCCAAGACGGCGCATTGGCTCGCCGCCTACGACCTCGTGCGGGGCACCGTCACGCCGAATCCGGCGTCGGCGTGGGCACGTGGCCTGCCCGACGAGATCCTCGCCGGCGCGCCGAAGGGCTACACCGACGCGGTCATGGACGACGAGTTCCCGCTGTCGATGTTCTTCGAGGCGCTCGACAAGAAGATGAAGCCCGTCATCGAGTCGACCACGGGAATCACCGGACGCGATGCCTGA
- a CDS encoding SDR family NAD(P)-dependent oxidoreductase produces MLIAGATSASGLAATRTLLAAGARVVAIGRNAARFDSLRSLNERLVEQGRSAARLEVCDLTDDDAVGALAEDIHARGDAVDGVLHLVGGWRGGGGLEGQTDEDFRFLEGSLTALRHVSRAFDADLRASDAGRLAVVSSTAVARPLAGGANYAAVKAATEAWARAVAHGFAKAARDAGAPLAAASVIYRVKSLDGLEEALAQRFADLWSVDAATVNDTIVELTDPTL; encoded by the coding sequence GTGCTGATCGCGGGCGCGACGAGCGCCTCCGGCCTCGCGGCGACGCGCACCCTGCTCGCGGCCGGGGCGCGCGTCGTCGCCATCGGGCGCAACGCCGCGCGTTTCGACTCGCTCCGCTCGCTCAACGAACGACTGGTCGAGCAGGGCCGGAGCGCGGCCCGGCTCGAGGTGTGCGACCTCACCGACGACGACGCCGTGGGCGCGCTCGCCGAGGACATCCACGCCCGCGGCGACGCGGTCGACGGCGTGCTGCACCTCGTCGGCGGCTGGCGCGGAGGCGGCGGACTGGAGGGGCAGACCGACGAGGACTTCCGCTTCCTCGAGGGCTCCCTCACCGCGCTCCGGCACGTGAGCCGGGCGTTCGACGCCGATCTGCGCGCATCCGACGCCGGACGCCTCGCGGTCGTCTCCTCGACGGCGGTCGCGCGGCCGCTCGCGGGAGGCGCCAACTACGCGGCCGTGAAGGCGGCGACCGAGGCCTGGGCGCGCGCCGTCGCTCACGGGTTCGCGAAGGCCGCGCGCGATGCGGGCGCGCCGCTGGCTGCGGCATCCGTCATCTATCGCGTGAAGTCCCTCGATGGCCTCGAGGAGGCTCTCGCGCAGCGTTTCGCCGACCTCTGGTCGGTGGACGCCGCCACCGTGAACGACACGATCGTCGAGCTCACCGACCCCACGCTCTGA
- a CDS encoding threonine aldolase family protein, whose translation MTTIHDPNLRGFASDNYSGIHPEVLAAIAAANDGHQVAYGEDVYTERLQEVFARHFGEGVEAYPVFNGTGANVVGLQSMLPRWGAVIAAGTAHINVDEGGAPERVAGIKLLTIPTDDGKLTPELIDREAWGWGDEHRAQPLVVSITQSTELGTLYSVDEIAAIADHAHSLGMNVHLDGSRIANAAASLGVPFRAFTRDVGVDVLSFGGTKNGAMLGEAVVVLNPEASRGLKFLRKLDMQLASKMRFVSAQLLALLEGDLWLRNASHSNAMAQRLRAGVEAGLADGSIRGVAFTQPTQANGVFATLPDGVADRLRASFRFYDWDAAKNEVRWMCSFDTSENDIDAFIAAIARETSAA comes from the coding sequence GTGACCACGATCCACGACCCGAACCTGCGCGGCTTCGCCTCCGACAACTACTCCGGCATCCACCCCGAGGTGCTCGCGGCCATCGCCGCCGCCAACGACGGCCACCAGGTCGCCTACGGAGAGGACGTCTACACCGAGCGACTGCAGGAGGTGTTCGCCCGGCACTTCGGCGAGGGCGTCGAGGCGTACCCGGTCTTCAACGGCACCGGTGCGAACGTCGTGGGCCTGCAGTCCATGCTCCCGCGGTGGGGCGCGGTGATCGCGGCGGGCACGGCGCACATCAACGTCGACGAGGGCGGTGCGCCCGAGCGGGTCGCGGGCATCAAGCTCCTCACCATCCCGACCGACGACGGCAAGCTCACGCCCGAGCTCATCGACCGCGAGGCGTGGGGCTGGGGCGATGAGCACCGCGCGCAGCCGCTCGTCGTGTCGATCACGCAGTCCACCGAGCTCGGCACTCTGTACAGCGTCGACGAGATCGCCGCGATCGCCGACCACGCCCACAGCCTCGGCATGAACGTGCACCTGGACGGGTCGCGCATCGCGAACGCCGCGGCATCCCTCGGCGTGCCCTTCCGCGCGTTCACGCGCGACGTCGGCGTCGACGTGCTGAGCTTCGGCGGAACCAAGAACGGCGCGATGCTCGGCGAGGCCGTCGTCGTGCTGAACCCCGAGGCGTCGCGGGGTCTGAAGTTCCTGCGCAAGCTCGACATGCAGCTCGCCTCGAAGATGCGCTTCGTGTCGGCGCAGCTGCTCGCGCTGCTCGAGGGCGACCTGTGGCTGCGCAACGCCTCGCATTCCAACGCGATGGCGCAGCGTCTGCGCGCGGGCGTCGAAGCGGGGCTCGCCGACGGCTCGATCCGCGGCGTCGCCTTCACGCAGCCGACGCAGGCCAACGGCGTGTTCGCGACCCTGCCCGACGGCGTCGCCGACCGCCTGCGCGCGTCGTTCCGCTTCTACGACTGGGATGCCGCGAAGAACGAGGTGCGCTGGATGTGCAGCTTCGACACGTCCGAGAACGACATCGACGCCTTCATCGCCGCGATCGCCCGCGAGACGTCGGCCGCCTGA
- a CDS encoding M3 family metallopeptidase: MTIEPLPFPTDAAGWAAFAADRPAERLARVAEVDARLRTEPGLTTVERLELWNDADIALHEALSQAYVVSEAHPDASVRAIAEEQVQAVESVAASRLLDRELWRAFADTPADGLDADEARLLEHLLRDFRRGGVELTDAERERVRQLADRDTELSLAFSRNIREGRREVTVPLAGLAGLPQDFVDAHPADERGLVTLTTDYPDLMPVREYATDRATRVALVSAYNDMAWPENEPVLAELVEVRAERARLLGYPDWADYETETRMIGGGAQIPVFLARLDEASREAAEAEYPLLLERLRRDVPDADTVTIADFWHLLSVLKAERHGVDPQLVRSYFPFERVVEGVLEVTGRLLDVEYVPVDMPTWHEDVRSYDVVRDGLRIGRIHLDLHPRDGKFSHAACFPLAPGVRGRVLPEAALLCNFSRGLLEHDEVVTFFHEFGHLVHEILGGRQRFARFSGVQSEWDFVEAPSQLLEEWAWDADVLASFTADAGGAPIPADLVARMRTADAFGRALEVRRQLGHANVSYHLHVDRPADLQGETERLYSSTSPVQPLPGLHPYAGFGHLTGYGACYYTYQWSLVIARDLLSGFRNGLMDPQAARRYRTEVLERGGSRDAKDMVEAFLGRPSSFDAYRRWLAGG; the protein is encoded by the coding sequence GTGACCATCGAGCCGCTGCCGTTCCCGACCGATGCCGCAGGCTGGGCCGCCTTCGCCGCCGACCGCCCTGCCGAGCGGCTGGCCCGCGTCGCCGAGGTCGATGCCCGGCTGAGGACCGAGCCGGGACTGACGACAGTCGAGCGTCTCGAGCTGTGGAACGACGCCGACATCGCACTGCACGAGGCTCTCAGCCAGGCGTACGTGGTGAGCGAGGCGCATCCCGACGCGTCGGTGCGGGCCATCGCCGAGGAGCAGGTGCAGGCGGTCGAGTCGGTGGCGGCGTCGCGGCTGCTCGACCGCGAACTCTGGCGCGCGTTCGCCGACACCCCCGCGGACGGCCTCGACGCCGACGAGGCACGACTGCTGGAGCATCTGCTCCGCGACTTCCGGCGCGGGGGAGTGGAGCTGACGGATGCCGAGCGCGAGCGCGTCCGGCAGCTCGCCGACCGCGACACCGAGCTGTCGCTCGCCTTCTCGCGGAACATCCGAGAAGGACGCCGCGAGGTGACGGTGCCGCTCGCCGGGCTCGCCGGGCTGCCGCAGGACTTCGTCGACGCGCACCCGGCCGACGAGCGGGGCCTCGTGACGTTGACGACCGACTACCCCGACCTCATGCCGGTGCGCGAGTACGCGACCGACCGCGCGACCCGTGTCGCCCTCGTGAGCGCCTACAACGACATGGCGTGGCCAGAGAACGAGCCGGTGCTCGCGGAGCTGGTCGAGGTGCGGGCCGAACGCGCCCGTCTGCTGGGCTACCCGGACTGGGCGGACTACGAGACCGAGACGCGCATGATCGGGGGCGGCGCGCAGATCCCGGTCTTCCTGGCTCGCCTCGACGAGGCCTCCCGCGAGGCGGCCGAGGCCGAGTACCCGCTGCTGCTGGAGCGGCTGCGGCGCGACGTGCCCGATGCCGACACCGTCACGATCGCGGACTTCTGGCACCTGCTGAGCGTGCTGAAGGCGGAGCGCCACGGCGTCGACCCCCAGCTCGTGCGCTCGTACTTCCCGTTCGAGCGCGTGGTGGAGGGCGTGCTCGAGGTCACCGGGCGACTGCTCGACGTCGAGTACGTGCCCGTCGACATGCCGACATGGCACGAGGACGTGCGCTCCTACGACGTGGTGCGCGACGGGCTGCGCATCGGTCGCATCCATCTCGATCTGCATCCGCGCGACGGCAAGTTCAGTCACGCGGCGTGCTTCCCGCTGGCGCCAGGCGTGCGCGGCCGCGTCCTTCCCGAGGCCGCGCTCCTGTGCAACTTCTCGCGCGGTCTGCTCGAGCACGACGAGGTCGTGACGTTCTTCCACGAGTTCGGGCACCTCGTGCACGAGATCCTGGGCGGTCGGCAGCGGTTCGCCCGCTTCTCGGGCGTGCAGTCCGAGTGGGACTTCGTCGAGGCGCCGAGCCAGCTCCTCGAGGAGTGGGCGTGGGACGCGGACGTGCTGGCGTCCTTCACGGCCGACGCGGGCGGGGCGCCCATCCCGGCCGACCTCGTCGCGCGCATGCGCACGGCCGACGCGTTCGGCCGTGCGCTGGAGGTCCGCCGTCAGCTGGGTCACGCCAACGTCTCGTACCACCTGCACGTCGACCGGCCGGCCGACCTGCAGGGCGAGACCGAGCGGCTCTACTCCTCGACGAGCCCGGTCCAGCCGCTGCCCGGTCTGCACCCCTATGCGGGGTTCGGTCATCTCACCGGCTACGGCGCGTGCTACTACACGTACCAGTGGAGCCTCGTCATCGCGCGCGATCTGCTGAGCGGGTTCCGGAACGGGCTCATGGACCCGCAGGCCGCGCGTCGCTACCGCACCGAGGTGCTCGAGCGTGGAGGATCGCGCGACGCGAAAGACATGGTGGAGGCCTTCCTGGGTCGGCCGTCGTCCTTCGACGCCTACCGCCGGTGGCTCGCCGGCGGGTGA
- a CDS encoding NUDIX hydrolase family protein — MSVRTPDPEPAGDEPFGPPSGNVSNPAWLSDIELEEARRRLPMLYVEGIPVRTDGMGQVTEIGILLRATPVGEITRTIVSGRVRYGETVRDALFRHLENDLGPMAFPMLPPQPVPFTVAEYFPLPGVSAFHDDRQHAVSLAFVVPVTGTCEPRQDALEVTWLTPAEAASDALSAEMEGGRGTLIRLALASVGALP; from the coding sequence ATGTCCGTGCGCACCCCCGACCCCGAGCCGGCGGGCGACGAGCCGTTCGGCCCGCCGTCCGGGAACGTCTCGAACCCCGCCTGGCTCAGCGACATCGAGCTCGAAGAGGCCCGCCGGCGGCTGCCCATGCTGTACGTCGAGGGCATTCCGGTGCGCACCGACGGCATGGGCCAGGTCACCGAGATCGGCATCCTGCTGCGCGCCACCCCGGTGGGCGAGATCACCCGCACGATCGTGTCGGGCAGGGTGCGCTACGGCGAGACGGTGCGCGACGCGCTGTTCCGTCACCTCGAGAACGATCTCGGCCCGATGGCGTTCCCGATGCTCCCTCCGCAGCCGGTGCCCTTCACGGTCGCCGAGTACTTCCCGCTGCCGGGTGTGAGCGCGTTCCACGACGACCGGCAGCACGCCGTGTCGCTCGCGTTCGTCGTTCCCGTCACCGGCACGTGCGAGCCGCGCCAGGATGCGCTCGAGGTGACGTGGCTCACGCCCGCGGAAGCGGCATCCGACGCGCTCTCCGCCGAGATGGAGGGCGGGCGCGGCACGCTCATCCGTCTCGCGCTCGCGAGCGTCGGCGCGCTGCCCTGA
- a CDS encoding CHRD domain-containing protein: protein MRKATRAALATAAIAVLAFGGGAAASAAPAIPVNNGQETTGAEGGAHGFFSYTIDGDEFCYTLEVEGLTAPAVAAHIHVAPRKVAGPIVVPLIVPNATTFDISGCTTADPAVLAAIAANPRDYYVNVHTPTYPGGEVRGQLK from the coding sequence ATGCGCAAAGCCACTCGCGCCGCGCTCGCCACGGCGGCGATCGCGGTGCTGGCTTTCGGAGGGGGCGCCGCCGCCAGCGCGGCACCGGCGATACCCGTCAACAACGGTCAGGAGACCACGGGCGCCGAGGGCGGCGCACACGGGTTCTTCTCGTACACGATCGACGGCGACGAGTTCTGCTACACGCTCGAGGTCGAGGGGCTGACGGCGCCCGCCGTCGCCGCCCACATCCACGTCGCACCGCGAAAGGTCGCGGGGCCGATCGTGGTGCCGCTGATCGTCCCGAACGCGACGACGTTCGACATCAGCGGATGCACGACCGCCGATCCCGCCGTGCTCGCGGCGATCGCCGCGAATCCGCGGGACTACTACGTGAACGTCCACACGCCCACGTACCCCGGCGGTGAGGTGCGCGGCCAGCTGAAGTGA
- a CDS encoding alpha/beta hydrolase: MSPHEPLDSDAVLWSAEPAERAGRPLLVLLHGYGADERDLFALAPHLPGDFVVAAVRAPLAPPFPAPGYSWFPIEGLESRDAAHVTSAAHRLVAWTDAAAGASDRIGLLGFSQGGAVALQAMRLEPQRYRFAVNLSGYVTPGGLPRDAELADRRPPVFWGRGTHDDVIPPFLVEHSTQWLPDHVDLSGRVYPGLTHSVSEQELADVVTFLDKQLEQLADDAG, from the coding sequence GTGAGTCCGCACGAGCCTCTCGATTCCGATGCCGTCCTGTGGTCGGCCGAGCCCGCGGAGCGAGCCGGCCGGCCGCTGCTGGTGCTGCTCCACGGCTACGGGGCCGACGAGCGCGATCTGTTCGCCCTCGCGCCGCACCTGCCCGGCGATTTCGTCGTCGCGGCCGTCCGCGCACCGCTCGCTCCGCCGTTCCCGGCCCCCGGGTATTCGTGGTTTCCCATCGAGGGCCTCGAGAGCAGGGATGCCGCGCACGTCACGTCCGCGGCGCACCGGCTCGTCGCCTGGACGGATGCCGCGGCCGGCGCGTCCGACCGCATCGGCCTCCTCGGCTTCTCGCAGGGCGGTGCCGTCGCCCTGCAGGCGATGCGCCTCGAGCCGCAGCGATACCGGTTCGCGGTGAACCTCTCGGGCTATGTCACGCCGGGCGGACTGCCCCGCGACGCCGAGCTCGCCGACCGCCGCCCGCCCGTCTTCTGGGGACGCGGCACCCATGACGACGTCATCCCGCCCTTCCTCGTCGAGCACTCGACCCAGTGGCTTCCCGACCACGTCGACCTCAGCGGGCGCGTGTACCCGGGACTCACCCACAGTGTCTCGGAGCAGGAGCTCGCCGATGTCGTGACCTTCCTCGACAAGCAGCTGGAGCAGCTCGCCGACGACGCCGGCTGA
- a CDS encoding ABC-F family ATP-binding cassette domain-containing protein, translating into MPAHTLTPSIVLDRVSFSWPDGTVALSDLSGSFGTGRTGLVGRNGSGKSTLLRLIAGELTPSTGRITATNALDPSGAPRSVGPVAYLPQRLTLDVDRPVADLLGVGAPLRALRAIESGDPDPRHFDAVGSDWDIEARAHAALAEAGLAPDMLDRSVGQLSGGEAVLTAVAGIRLGAAPIALLDEPTNNLDRDARARLHEMVRSWRGALVVVSHDTALLELMDDTAELYDSELSVFGGPYSQWRAWLDAEQGAARDAERAAKQAVRREKRQRIEAETTIARRAAMGRKAQLEKRVPKIVAGGRKMAAQVSAGKLRGEKADREASAREVLDAAERRVRDDDTVRIDLPDPGVPASRRIATIGDGERSWIVQGPERVGLIGPNGAGKTTLLETLVAGAVPHAGSARTSRGYEPGIAPLPSREGSPILTTVRAELHTDRVGYLPQRVDGLDDAASVLEVVAAAAPDVGTVELRNRLARFLIRGAAVQRPVETLSGGERFRVALARLMLADPPPQLLVFDEPTNNLDLDTVDQLVAALAAYRGAVLVVSHDDAFLQRIGVSLVLALDRDGTLTQTQL; encoded by the coding sequence ATGCCTGCACACACCCTCACCCCATCGATCGTCCTCGATCGCGTCTCGTTCTCGTGGCCCGACGGCACGGTGGCGCTCTCCGACCTCTCCGGGTCGTTCGGCACCGGCCGCACCGGACTCGTCGGCCGCAACGGCTCGGGCAAGTCGACGCTGCTGCGTCTCATCGCCGGCGAGCTCACGCCGTCGACGGGCCGCATCACGGCGACGAACGCCCTCGACCCTTCCGGAGCGCCCCGGTCCGTGGGCCCGGTCGCGTACCTTCCGCAGCGGCTGACGCTCGACGTCGACCGACCCGTGGCCGACCTGCTCGGCGTCGGCGCGCCGTTGCGCGCGCTGCGCGCGATCGAGTCGGGCGACCCCGACCCGCGTCACTTCGACGCGGTCGGGTCGGACTGGGACATCGAGGCGCGCGCGCACGCCGCCCTCGCCGAAGCCGGGCTCGCGCCCGACATGCTGGACCGCTCCGTGGGTCAGCTCTCGGGCGGCGAGGCGGTGCTGACCGCGGTCGCCGGCATCCGTCTCGGGGCAGCGCCCATCGCCCTGCTCGACGAGCCGACCAACAACCTCGACCGCGACGCCCGCGCGCGCCTGCACGAGATGGTGCGATCGTGGCGGGGCGCGCTCGTCGTGGTCAGTCACGACACGGCGCTGCTCGAGCTGATGGACGACACCGCCGAGCTGTACGACAGCGAGCTGTCGGTGTTCGGCGGTCCGTACTCCCAGTGGCGGGCATGGCTGGATGCCGAGCAGGGCGCTGCGCGCGATGCCGAGCGCGCCGCCAAACAGGCGGTGCGCCGCGAGAAGCGGCAGCGCATCGAGGCCGAGACGACGATCGCGCGTCGCGCCGCGATGGGCCGGAAGGCCCAGCTCGAGAAGCGGGTGCCCAAGATCGTCGCGGGCGGCCGGAAGATGGCTGCCCAGGTCTCGGCCGGCAAGCTCCGCGGCGAGAAGGCCGACCGGGAGGCGAGTGCTCGCGAGGTGCTGGACGCCGCCGAGCGCCGCGTCCGCGACGACGACACCGTCAGGATCGACCTGCCCGACCCGGGGGTTCCGGCGTCGCGCCGCATCGCGACCATCGGCGACGGCGAGCGCTCGTGGATCGTCCAGGGCCCCGAACGGGTGGGCCTGATCGGGCCGAACGGCGCCGGCAAGACGACGCTCCTCGAGACGCTGGTGGCCGGAGCCGTCCCGCACGCAGGGTCGGCACGCACGAGTCGCGGGTACGAGCCCGGAATCGCGCCCCTCCCCAGCCGTGAAGGCTCGCCGATCCTGACGACGGTACGGGCGGAGCTGCACACGGACCGCGTCGGGTACCTGCCGCAGCGGGTCGACGGGCTCGACGACGCGGCGTCGGTGCTCGAAGTGGTCGCCGCGGCGGCGCCCGACGTCGGCACGGTCGAGTTGCGCAACCGCCTCGCGCGGTTCCTCATCCGGGGCGCCGCCGTGCAGCGCCCGGTCGAGACGCTGTCGGGCGGCGAGCGCTTCCGCGTCGCGCTCGCGCGGCTCATGCTCGCCGATCCGCCGCCGCAGCTGCTGGTGTTCGACGAGCCGACGAACAACCTCGACCTCGACACGGTCGACCAGCTGGTCGCCGCCCTCGCCGCCTACCGCGGCGCGGTTCTGGTGGTCAGCCACGACGACGCGTTCCTGCAGCGCATCGGCGTCTCGCTCGTCCTCGCACTCGACCGCGACGGCACGCTCACCCAGACGCAGCTGTAG
- a CDS encoding PspC domain-containing protein yields MNALVRPQRGRLIAGVCAAVAARFGWNVTLVRILTVIAVVVFGLSLWAYILLWIVVPSER; encoded by the coding sequence ATGAACGCACTCGTGAGGCCTCAGAGAGGCAGATTGATCGCCGGTGTCTGCGCCGCCGTCGCGGCACGGTTCGGCTGGAACGTCACCCTGGTGCGCATCCTCACCGTGATCGCGGTCGTCGTCTTCGGCCTGTCGCTGTGGGCGTACATCCTGCTGTGGATCGTGGTCCCGAGCGAGCGCTGA